A genomic window from Methylobacterium nodulans ORS 2060 includes:
- a CDS encoding MucR family transcriptional regulator: MGEEAKSITLKPETETIGLTANIVSAYVSNNVVPAAELPELIAIVDRALDELSKPATPVVEEVLKPTAAQIRKSITPDHLISFIDGKPYKSMKRHLTKNGLTPAEYRQQYGLPANYPMVAPNYAAQRSELAKSLGLGQMRRQRAAEKRADTDAKVSAPAEPKKGRGRPKKAAASE, encoded by the coding sequence ATGGGTGAAGAGGCAAAATCGATCACGCTCAAGCCCGAAACCGAGACGATAGGACTAACCGCCAACATCGTTTCTGCGTACGTATCAAACAATGTCGTGCCCGCAGCCGAATTGCCCGAACTGATCGCAATAGTTGACCGGGCACTTGATGAACTCAGCAAGCCCGCTACACCTGTTGTCGAGGAAGTGCTGAAGCCGACCGCCGCCCAGATCCGGAAGTCCATCACGCCAGACCACCTCATCAGCTTCATCGACGGCAAGCCGTACAAGTCGATGAAGCGGCACCTGACCAAGAACGGCCTGACCCCTGCCGAGTACCGCCAGCAGTACGGCTTGCCGGCCAACTACCCGATGGTGGCGCCGAACTATGCGGCCCAGCGCTCCGAACTCGCCAAGAGCCTTGGGCTGGGCCAGATGCGCCGTCAGCGTGCTGCTGAGAAGCGTGCTGACACTGACGCGAAGGTGAGTGCGCCTGCGGAGCCGAAGAAGGGGCGCGGACGGCCAAAGAAGGCTGCTGCGTCGGAGTAG